In a single window of the Gammaproteobacteria bacterium genome:
- a CDS encoding penicillin-binding protein 2, which produces MAAAIRQKAYSNRRLVIVILLAVAWLTLSVRAVYLQVIDRDFLTQQGDARQQRVVKEPAYRGVITDRNGEPLAVSTPVDSLWVNPSEVLQNRKTIYTLAKELKLPGEELARRLMALRDREFVYVLRHLPPARADEVKALKLQGVYFQREYRRYYPTVEVSAHLLGFTNIDDAGQEGIELAFDKKLAGQPGSKRVIRDRLGYVVEDLEEIKQAQAGQDVQLSIDARLQYLAYRELKATMQKTHATSGSVVMLDAYTGEVLAMANQPSFNPNNRSVRRGDLYRNRAITDVFEPGSTIKPFALAAAIETGAYKADSKIDTNPGRLQVNNLTVKDHKNLGVISLTDIIQYSSNVGMSKIALSMPGSTLWNAYNSVGFGRNTQSGFPGESSGYLTNASRWVPVDKATIAYGYGVSVTPLQLAHAYAVLANGGRDVPISLLPKKSNANFLDAPRVFSETTVRSVRAMLHAVVTEEGTGRKARIQGYEVAGKTGTSLKNMNGGYKESRYVSIFAGMAPATRPRLVTVVVVNDPRGSLYYGGDVAAPVFSQVTGEALRLLNVAPDDPQSLLAQSALPIVVAHEDRT; this is translated from the coding sequence ATGGCTGCGGCGATTCGTCAAAAAGCTTATTCCAATCGACGCTTAGTCATCGTTATTTTGTTAGCGGTGGCATGGTTAACGTTAAGCGTGCGCGCCGTTTATTTGCAAGTGATTGATCGAGATTTTTTGACGCAGCAAGGTGATGCGCGTCAACAGCGCGTCGTAAAAGAACCGGCGTATCGTGGTGTGATTACGGATCGTAATGGCGAGCCATTAGCCGTCAGTACTCCTGTTGATTCCTTGTGGGTCAATCCCAGCGAAGTGTTGCAAAATCGCAAAACAATTTATACCTTAGCTAAAGAATTAAAATTACCGGGTGAAGAATTAGCGCGCCGTTTAATGGCTTTGCGTGATCGTGAGTTTGTTTATGTGTTGCGTCATTTACCGCCGGCGCGTGCTGATGAAGTTAAAGCGCTGAAATTACAAGGCGTATATTTTCAGCGTGAATATCGTCGTTATTATCCTACCGTAGAAGTGTCTGCGCATTTGTTAGGCTTTACGAATATTGATGATGCAGGTCAAGAAGGCATCGAATTAGCGTTTGATAAAAAGTTAGCAGGGCAGCCGGGTTCTAAGCGCGTTATTCGTGATCGGCTCGGCTATGTCGTTGAAGATTTGGAAGAAATAAAACAAGCGCAAGCTGGTCAAGATGTGCAATTGAGCATAGATGCGCGTTTGCAATATTTAGCGTATCGCGAATTAAAAGCCACCATGCAAAAAACGCATGCGACCTCCGGTTCAGTGGTGATGCTGGATGCTTATACCGGCGAAGTATTAGCAATGGCGAATCAGCCGTCATTTAATCCCAACAATCGCAGTGTCCGTCGTGGTGATTTATATCGTAACCGCGCTATCACCGATGTATTTGAGCCGGGCTCAACAATTAAACCGTTTGCATTAGCCGCAGCTATAGAAACTGGTGCGTATAAAGCAGATTCTAAAATTGATACTAACCCCGGTCGACTGCAAGTAAATAATTTAACGGTGAAAGATCACAAAAATCTCGGTGTGATTTCGTTAACCGATATTATTCAATACTCTAGTAATGTCGGTATGTCCAAAATTGCTTTAAGCATGCCGGGCAGTACATTATGGAATGCCTATAACAGTGTTGGTTTTGGGCGTAACACACAAAGCGGTTTTCCTGGTGAATCGAGCGGTTATTTAACTAATGCTTCACGTTGGGTGCCGGTTGATAAAGCTACGATTGCATATGGTTACGGTGTTTCGGTAACGCCATTGCAGTTGGCGCATGCGTATGCCGTGTTAGCAAATGGTGGACGTGATGTGCCTATTAGTTTGTTACCGAAAAAAAGTAATGCTAATTTTTTAGATGCACCACGTGTGTTTAGTGAAACCACGGTACGTTCGGTACGCGCGATGTTGCATGCGGTGGTAACTGAAGAAGGCACGGGTCGCAAAGCGCGCATTCAAGGTTATGAAGTTGCTGGCAAAACCGGCACCTCGCTGAAAAATATGAATGGCGGTTATAAAGAAAGTCGTTATGTTTCAATTTTCGCTGGCATGGCGCCGGCAACGCGTCCGCGTTTAGTGACAGTGGTTGTGGTGAATGATCCACGCGGTTCTTTGTACTACGGTGGTGATGTTGCCGCACCGGTGTTTTCGCAAGTAACGGGCGAAGCGTTACGTTTATTAAATGTTGCGCCTGATGATCCGCAAAGTTTACTTGCACAATCAGCACTGCCAATTGTTGTTGCGCATGAGGATCGTACATGA
- the ftsL gene encoding cell division protein FtsL, whose translation MRDSMLILVLMGVVLISALSVVYTKHETRKLFSELQQLRRTHDGLSVEYGQLQLEQSTWATPSRVEQAANEKLKMLIPGAGRVAIVRLK comes from the coding sequence ATGCGTGACTCGATGCTGATCTTAGTGTTGATGGGTGTGGTATTAATATCCGCGTTGTCGGTGGTTTACACCAAACATGAAACGCGTAAATTATTTTCTGAGTTGCAACAATTGCGACGTACGCATGATGGCTTGTCAGTTGAATATGGTCAGCTGCAATTAGAGCAAAGCACGTGGGCGACGCCGAGTCGTGTCGAGCAAGCCGCCAATGAAAAACTTAAAATGTTAATTCCCGGTGCGGGTCGTGTCGCGATCGTGAGGCTGAAATAA
- the rsmH gene encoding 16S rRNA (cytosine(1402)-N(4))-methyltransferase RsmH — protein sequence MPHQTVLLEAAVEALNIKPDGVYIDATFGRGGHSAAVLHRLGPAGRMFALDQDPQAIAAAQIRFAGESRFVIEHGSFANLNEFCQHWGVAGRVDGLLFDLGVSSPQLDDAERGFSFMRDGPLDMRMNNAAGMTAAEWLNSAAQDEIATVLWQLGEERFSRRIAAAIVETRIEQPFTTTLQLARVVAAAVPRKDKHKHPATRSFQAIRIFINRELDVLEQVLTQSVDLLKVGGRLVVISFHSLEDRVVKNFVREKSTQVRVPRRMPVNVERSLRWHVVGKPVRASEQETMRNPRARSAIMRIAELLA from the coding sequence ATGCCGCATCAAACCGTATTGCTTGAAGCCGCTGTTGAAGCTTTGAACATAAAACCGGATGGCGTGTATATCGATGCAACGTTTGGTCGCGGCGGACATAGCGCGGCTGTTTTGCATCGTTTAGGTCCAGCGGGTCGGATGTTTGCGTTGGATCAAGATCCGCAAGCAATTGCGGCAGCACAGATTCGTTTTGCAGGGGAATCCCGATTTGTGATTGAGCATGGCTCGTTTGCGAACTTGAATGAATTTTGCCAGCACTGGGGTGTGGCAGGTCGTGTGGATGGTTTGTTATTTGATTTAGGTGTGTCATCACCACAGCTTGATGATGCAGAACGTGGTTTTAGTTTTATGCGCGATGGTCCTTTAGATATGCGCATGAATAACGCCGCAGGTATGACGGCTGCAGAATGGTTGAACAGTGCTGCGCAAGATGAGATTGCGACGGTGTTGTGGCAATTAGGCGAAGAACGTTTTTCACGCCGCATTGCTGCTGCCATTGTTGAAACGCGCATCGAGCAACCTTTCACCACGACTTTGCAATTAGCCCGAGTGGTAGCGGCGGCGGTGCCGCGCAAAGATAAACATAAACATCCTGCTACGCGTAGTTTTCAAGCGATTCGTATTTTTATTAATCGTGAGTTGGATGTATTGGAACAAGTGTTAACCCAGAGTGTAGATTTGTTAAAAGTCGGCGGACGTTTGGTCGTGATTAGTTTTCATTCACTGGAAGATCGTGTGGTGAAAAATTTTGTGCGTGAAAAAAGTACCCAAGTGCGGGTGCCGCGTCGTATGCCGGTGAATGTTGAGCGGAGTTTGCGTTGGCATGTGGTGGGCAAACCAGTGCGTGCTAGCGAACAAGAAACGATGCGTAATCCGCGTGCACGCAGTGCCATTATGCGCATAGCGGAGTTGCTCGCATGA
- the mraZ gene encoding division/cell wall cluster transcriptional repressor MraZ gives MFRGITQLNLDAKGRMAMPAKYRERLLESCAGCLVITIDPTNSSREPCLLLYPLPEWEVIQTKIDALSSFDAASRKVQRLLVGHADDVEMDGSGRILLPTALREYAGMDKKIVLIGQGKKLELWDEGHWNRCREAWLDGAVTDAENLPSNLSSLSL, from the coding sequence GTGTTTCGAGGCATTACTCAACTTAATCTGGATGCAAAAGGGCGAATGGCGATGCCAGCGAAGTATCGCGAGCGCCTGCTGGAGAGTTGTGCCGGTTGTTTGGTGATCACGATTGATCCGACGAATTCGAGTCGTGAGCCGTGTTTGCTGCTTTACCCTTTGCCGGAATGGGAAGTGATTCAAACCAAGATTGATGCTTTATCCAGTTTTGATGCTGCGTCGCGCAAAGTGCAGCGTTTGTTGGTGGGGCATGCGGATGATGTGGAGATGGATGGCAGTGGCCGCATTTTGTTGCCAACGGCTTTGCGCGAATACGCGGGCATGGACAAAAAAATTGTGTTGATTGGCCAAGGTAAAAAATTGGAATTGTGGGATGAAGGACATTGGAATCGTTGTCGCGAAGCTTGGTTAGATGGCGCGGTGACGGATGCTGAAAATTTGCCCAGTAATTTAAGTTCGTTGTCTTTATAA